DNA sequence from the Geobacter sp. AOG2 genome:
GATGAAAACTTCCGTTGCAGTTGGCTGAAATTCCAGGCACCGTCACGGTTTCGCCGCAAGGTTACGGTAATTCCCTCCACGGCAATTTTCTCAAAGATTCTCTTGCCGGACAGCAACGTAAACCACAGTGGTTTTACCATAATCGAATCGACAGACAGGAGCTTGGACGGCGGGAAGCCCTCCGGATTGGCGAGAGACAAGCCCTCCAGGTGCAGAGCGCCATCCGAAACGGAGACCTTTTCGATGTGGACAGGCTGGCCCAGGGCATGAGAAAGCATCTGGGAAATATGTGATGCGGCCTGGGGGGTGGCAAGGTAGTATTTTAGAATTGCAGGAAGAGCTACTGCCAGGAGCGTAGCGGCAACAACGATGGCGAGCAGGATCTTTTTGTATGTTCCGGCATGTGAGTCTTCCATGGGGAAATATATCCTGGAAAGGTTGTTACCGGCAGGGTTCCGGGCTTTTTGCCGTTACTCGGTCCACGGGTCTGAAGGGCCACGCCGTTGCGTAATAATTGTAGTGCCGATCTGAAAATTATCAACAACAAGAAATACGGCGATGATGACGGCGGCAAGGATCCCATGGAGCGGGTCCTGCCCGTAATACCGTTTCAGGGCTGATCTCGCGTGCCGTCCGGTTAATCCGTTGTCATAATTCCAACAACAAAACGGACAGCACCCTAGCGGGGAGAATGGAAGTGGCGTTCAATCTCTTCGGTGAGGCATTCCAGTGTGGAACGGGCAGGTTCGATGTCCACCTTGAGCCCCAGTTCGCGGCAGGTTTTCGAGGTAATGGCGCCGATACTGGCCACCGCCACCCCCTTCAGCATGTCCACCAGGAGGTCGCTGCCCAACATGCGGGCCAGGTTGTGGACCGTGGACGACGAGGTGAAGGTGATGCAATCGACGGTGCGCTTTTCAAGGGCGAAGAGCGCCTCGGGCGGCAGCCGGTCCGGCATCACGTTACAATACGCCACCGGGCTGTCTATCCGGGCGCCCATGCGCTTCAGTTCGCAGGGGATGACCTCGCGGGCCTTGTCGGCACGGGGGAACAGGACCCTGGCGCCGCTCATTGCCAGCTTCCCGAACTCCGCCACCACCCCTTCCGCCTTATAATCAGAGGGCACGAGGTCGGGGCTGATACCAAAAGCGCGGATCGCCTCGGCCGTCTTCGGCCCCACCGCGCAGACCCGGCAGGTCCCAAGGGCCCTGGCATCCAGCCCAAGCGCGGCAAGACGCTGGAAAAACCGGCGCACCCCGTTGACCGAGGTCAGCACCAGCCAGTCATAGCCGCCGATACCCCGAATGGCGGCATCCAAAGGTTCCCAGGATTCCGGGTCCACCAGTTTGATGGTAGGGCACTCCAGGACCACGGCCCCGCGGTCCGCCAGCATGGCGGCAAATTCTCCGGCTTGGTCGGCGGCGCGGGTCACCAGGATCTTACGGCCGAACAGCGGACGGTTGTCGAACCACGCCAGTTTGTCTCTCAGGCCGACCACCTCGCCGACGATGGTCACGGCCGGCGGCTTGAAACCAATGGCCTCCGCCCGGTCGGCGATGTCGGCCAGGGTGCCGGTCAAAACCTGCTGGGTCGGCGCCGTTCCCCAGCGCACCAGCGCCACGGGCGTCCGGGGACTCCTGCCGTGCCGCAGCAAACGCTCCATGTTGCTCCGCAGGGTGGTGATCCCCATGTAAAAGACCACCGTGCCGTTACCCAGGGAGAGGCGGTCCCAGTCGATGGCCGACTCGCTCTTGTCCTTCCCCTCATGACCGGTGACGAAGGCCACCGAGGTGGTGAAATTACGGTGGGTCAGGGGGATGCCGCTATAGGCCGCCGCACCCAGGGCGGCGGTAACCCCCGGCACGATCCGGAAGGGTATCCCGGCCTCGCTCAGCGCCTCGCACTCCTCGCCGCCCCGCCCGAAGACGAAGGGGTCGCCCCCCTTGAGCCGGACCACGACCTTCCCCTCGCGCCCCTTTTCCACCAGCAGGCGGTTGATCTCCTCCTGATCCTGATTATGGCGGCCGCCGATCTTGCCGGCGTAGATCAGCTCCGCATCATCCGGCGCATGGGCCAGGAGCTGCTCGTTGGCCAGGTAGTCGTAGACCACAACCTGGGCCCGTTGCAGGCACTCCACCCCCTTGAGGGTGATCAGCCCCGGATCGCCGGGACCGGCTCCCACCAGGTACACCATGCCGGTATGACACGGGGCGTTGCTCATGGGTGTGCAGGGGAAGCGATCTCTCTCTGGTAGACCTCTTCAAGGATCGCCTTGCCTCCCTCGCCGAGGAGTTGGTCGGCCAACTGGATACCCAGCTTTTCGCATTCGGCGACCGGGCCGCTGACCTCGCCCCGCACGGAACGCTGGCCGTCAACCGCCGCGATGAAACCGACCAGGCGCAAGACCCCGCCGGATACGGTGCCGTGGGCCGCGATGGGCACCTGGCAGCCGCCTTCGCAACGTTTCAGCAGGGCGCGTTCGGCCCGCACCGCATAGCTGGTGTCGGGATGGTTGAAGAAATCGATGGTTTCCGTGATCACGGCGTCGTCCAGACGGCACTCGATCCCCAGCGCCCCCTGGCCGATGGCCGGGATGGAGAGGTCCGTGTCCAGGTATTCGCCGACCTTTTCGGTGAAACCGAGCCGTTTCAGACCGGCTGCGGCCAGGATGACGGCATCCAGGTTATCGTCTTCCAGCTTGCGGATGCGGGTTTCCACGTTGCCGCGGATGATGACCATCTGCAGGTCGGGGCGCACCTTCAAAAGCTGGGCCTGGCGGCGCAGGGCGCTGGTGCCGATGCGGGCGCCCTGGGGCAGTTCGCTGAACCTGACGTTGCGGGAGATGACGGCGTCGCGCGGGTCCTCGCGCTCGGTGATGCAGTGCAGCCCCAGCCCTTCCGGGAAGTCGGTGGGCACATCCTTCATGCTGTGCACGGCGATGTCGATCTCCCCGCGCAGCATGGCCTCTTCGATCTCCTTGACGAACAGTCCCTTGCCGCCGACCTGGGCCAGGGGCACATCAAGGATCTTGTCGCCGATGGTCTTGATCTTGGTCAGGGTGACCTCCATGCCGGGATAGCGCTTCTCCAGCTCGGATTTGACCCAGTTGGCCTGCCAGAGGGCCAATTGACTGGCGCGGGTACCGATGCGTAACTGTTTGGGGGGCATAATCTGTCTCCATTCACGGGAAATTCAAACGTTCACTGCTTTAAAAATTAACATCTGCCACAGAGACACGGAGACGCGGAGGTTCACAGAGAAAGGCGAAACGTTTTTCGGGAAAAGCAAAATCCTGCCTTTTGGCCTGCATTGTTCTTCCGCTTTTCTCTCCCTGTGTCAGATTGAGGTTGTTCAAAAATAGTCAGATCGTCGCACCCGCAGAAGGCCCTGCGGAGGCAGGCCCTCTCTCTATCTCTCCCCCAGAGGGGGAGAGCATGCCTTGCCCTCTCCCTATGGGAGAGGGATTGGGTGAGGGTTTGCAGCGCTACGCCGCACAAAAGGGGCTTTCGAGGACGGCGGCGTATAATTATGCGTGAGCATAATTATCGGTGACGGAGCCATAGCGTAGTCATCCCGTTTAGCGGGACGCCGATAGGCGCTAAGATGGCTGTTTTTCAACAACCTCTTACACGACGACCGGCAACCGCTCCGTCAGCCTGATCTCCTCCGGCATCACCAGGGCCCGGTAGGCCAGGGCCTCCACGCCGTTATCCAGGGCCAGCCTGAGCAGCCGCCCGTACTCCGGGTCAATGGCGTCGGCCGGCGAAACCGAGTGGCCGTCCCCGCGCTGGACCGTGAAGAAGATCACGCCACGGTCCCCTT
Encoded proteins:
- the cobA gene encoding uroporphyrinogen-III C-methyltransferase, whose amino-acid sequence is MSNAPCHTGMVYLVGAGPGDPGLITLKGVECLQRAQVVVYDYLANEQLLAHAPDDAELIYAGKIGGRHNQDQEEINRLLVEKGREGKVVVRLKGGDPFVFGRGGEECEALSEAGIPFRIVPGVTAALGAAAYSGIPLTHRNFTTSVAFVTGHEGKDKSESAIDWDRLSLGNGTVVFYMGITTLRSNMERLLRHGRSPRTPVALVRWGTAPTQQVLTGTLADIADRAEAIGFKPPAVTIVGEVVGLRDKLAWFDNRPLFGRKILVTRAADQAGEFAAMLADRGAVVLECPTIKLVDPESWEPLDAAIRGIGGYDWLVLTSVNGVRRFFQRLAALGLDARALGTCRVCAVGPKTAEAIRAFGISPDLVPSDYKAEGVVAEFGKLAMSGARVLFPRADKAREVIPCELKRMGARIDSPVAYCNVMPDRLPPEALFALEKRTVDCITFTSSSTVHNLARMLGSDLLVDMLKGVAVASIGAITSKTCRELGLKVDIEPARSTLECLTEEIERHFHSPR
- the hemC gene encoding hydroxymethylbilane synthase; protein product: MPPKQLRIGTRASQLALWQANWVKSELEKRYPGMEVTLTKIKTIGDKILDVPLAQVGGKGLFVKEIEEAMLRGEIDIAVHSMKDVPTDFPEGLGLHCITEREDPRDAVISRNVRFSELPQGARIGTSALRRQAQLLKVRPDLQMVIIRGNVETRIRKLEDDNLDAVILAAAGLKRLGFTEKVGEYLDTDLSIPAIGQGALGIECRLDDAVITETIDFFNHPDTSYAVRAERALLKRCEGGCQVPIAAHGTVSGGVLRLVGFIAAVDGQRSVRGEVSGPVAECEKLGIQLADQLLGEGGKAILEEVYQREIASPAHP